The following are from one region of the Muntiacus reevesi chromosome 3, mMunRee1.1, whole genome shotgun sequence genome:
- the TMEM54 gene encoding transmembrane protein 54, with protein sequence MCLRLGGLSVGDFRKVLMKTGLVLVVLGHVSFIAAALLHGTVLRYVAAPNDAVALQYCVVDILSVTSAIVVITSGIAVIVLSRYLPSIPLRWTVFSLSVACSLLSLTCALGLLASIAMTFATQGRALLAACTFGGPERLALAPDCPFDPTRIYSSSLCLWGISLLFCVAESVFAVRTAQLAHQLLELRPWLGKSSHRMMQESPEPVEDPDLPTYASSGPMTL encoded by the exons ATGTGTCTGCGCCTGG GTGGCCTGAGCGTGGGTGACTTCCGGAAGGTACTGATGAAGACGGGGCTGGTGCTGGTCGTGCTGGGCCACGTGAGCTTCATCGCAGCCGCTCTCCTCCACGGCACCGTGCTACGTTACGTGGCTGCCCCCAATGACGCTGTGGCTCTGCAGTACTGCGTGGTCGACATCCTCTCTGTCACTTCTGCCATCGTG GTCATCACCTCAGGCATTGCAGTCATCGTGTTGTCGCGCTACCTCCCCAGCATCCCCCTG CGCTGGACAGTGTTTAGCTTGAGTGTGGCctgctcccttctctctctgaccTGTGCTCTCGGCCTCTTGGCTTCGATCGCCATGACCTTTGCCACCCAAGGCCGGGCACTGCTGGCCGCCTGCACTTTTGGGGGCCCCGAACGCCTGGCGCTGGCACCTGACTGTCCCTTCGACCCTACACGCATTTAC AGCTCCAGCCTGTGTCTCTGGGGCATCTCGTTACTGTTCTGTGTGGCAGAGAGTGTGTTTGCTGTCCGCACCGCCCAGCTCGCCCACCAGCTGCTGGAACTgaggccctggttggggaaaagCAGCCATCGCATG ATGCAGGAGAGTCCAGAGCCCGTGGAGGACCCCGACCTGCCAACCTATGCTAGCTCGGGGCCCATGACCCTCTGA